One genomic segment of Methanosarcinales archaeon includes these proteins:
- a CDS encoding LSM domain-containing protein, protein MFPIKRVQSMVGQKIQVEMKGGQHILEGILESSDEYLNMHLKNTVEIINGEKSISLGSVVLRGNNVIIINPVDN, encoded by the coding sequence TTGTTTCCAATAAAAAGAGTACAATCGATGGTAGGGCAGAAGATTCAAGTTGAAATGAAAGGGGGCCAGCACATACTGGAAGGCATCTTGGAAAGTTCTGACGAATACCTGAATATGCACCTTAAAAATACAGTGGAGATCATAAATGGTGAAAAATCAATATCATTAGGCTCGGTAGTACTGCGGGGCAATAATGTAATAATCATCAATCCAGTTGATAATTAA